Sequence from the Nitrospirota bacterium genome:
GTGCGCGTGTCGCCTCCGCAGGACAGTCTGGCCGACGCGCCGTACTTCGTCGATTATGTGCTCCGACAGTCCGAGGAAACGGCCGACGCGGCGCTGCCCGACGGGACGAGAGTCTATACCACGCTCGATCCCATCCTGCAGCGGATCGCCGGCGAGGTCCTCCAGAACGGACTCGCGCGACTGGAGAAGGTCCATCCCAAGTTGAAACGCGCGGACCTGCCGCTGCAGGGCGCGTTGGTGGCGCTGGATCCCAGGACCGGCGGCATCCTGGCGATGGTCGGCGGGCGGGAGTATCGGGCCAGCCAGTTCAATCGGTCCGTGCAGGCCAAACGGCAACCCGGATCGCTCTTCAAGCCGCTCGTGTATCTGGCCGCGTTCGAGACGACGAAGGACGCCGGGCCGAGCGCCGTCACGCCGGCCAGCCTCATCCTCGATGCGCCGGTGACGTTCGAGTCGCCGGCCGGACCGTGGTCGCCCCAGAACTACGACCGCCAGTTCCACGGCACGGTGACGATCCGGGCCGCGCTGGAACAATCCCTCAATGTGCCGGCGGTGCGGGTCGCTCAGACGGTCGGCGCCAAGCGCATCATTCGCACGGCGCATGATCTGGGGATCAAGAGCCCGCTGGACGACAATCTGTCGCTCGCGTTGGGCAGTTCCGCGGTCTCGTTGCTGGAAATCACCGCGGCCTTCGGCGTGCTGGCGCACAACGGGCTGGCGGCGCCGCCGTCGGCGATCAGGTCCGTCGCGGCGCCGAACGGCGACCCGCTGTGGCACGCGCTGCCCGATCGGCGCCAGGCCGTGTCGCCGCAGGCGGCCTATGTGGTCACTTCGCTGCTGAAAGGCGTCCTCGATCGCGGCACCGCGGCCAGGGCGAGGGCGATGGGACTGCAGAGCGTCGTGGCCGGCAAAACCGGCACAACCGACGGGTACCGCGACGCCTGGTTCGTCGGTTACACGCCGGACATCGTGATCGGGGTGTGGGTCGGGTTCGACGATGAGCAGCCGCTCGGCCTCACGGGAGCGCAGGCCGCGCTGCCGATCTGGACGGAGTTCGCCCGCCAGGTGATTCCGTCCAATTCTCCCGACTTCACCGCGCCGTCCGGCGTGGTGACCCGCGAAATCGATCCGCAGACCGGCCAGCTCGCCACCTCGAAGTGTCCGGAGCGGACGCCGGAGGTCTTCATCGAAGGCACCGAGCCGACGGTCTACTGCGAAGTGCACGGCGAAGGTTTTTGGGACCGGATCAAACGGACCTTCAGCTTCTTCTGATCCTTCAGCCGCCCGCGCGCTTCTCGCCTTTCTCGCATGCGACGCCGCGCAAAGACTGTCGGAAAACGACTGAATCGTTGACGAATGGGCTAGGTTGTCGCATCTTCGTGGACATTTGAACGGGAAAGTTCCGTGAGATCCGCATGATTCCTCCGCCGATTCCTCCTGATGAAGCGCAGCGCCTGGCCGCGCTGCACGCGCTCCACATCCTCGACACTCCGCCGGAGGAACGGTTCGATCGCATCACGCGTCTCGCGCAACGCCTCTTCGACGTGCCGATCGCCTTGATCTCGTTGGTGGATGCTTCACGGCAGTGGTTCAAATCCCGCGCCGGCCTCGATGTCGCGCAGACTCCCCGGGAGATTTCGTTTTGCGGCCACGCGATCCTCGGCCACGAGGCGTTCGTGGTCCGGGACGCCCGGGTCGATCCCCGCTTCTCCGACAATCCGCTGGTGACCGGCGAGCCCGCGATTCGTTTCTACGCGGGATGGCCGCTTGCCGATCCCGCCGGCCGTACACTGGGTACGCTTTGCCTCATCGATCGCCGGCCTCGACAGTTGAGCGAAGCCGATCTGCGGGTCTTGCGCGATCTGGCCTCATTGGCGGAGCAGGAGCTGACCAACCGGGAACTCCTCGCGGCCTGTGCCGGCCTGAGAGAAAGCGAAGAGCGGTTCCGGGTGCTGGTGGAATCTTCTCCGAGCGGCATGGTCATCGTGGATGAAACCGGCACGATCCGACTGGTGAACGCCGAGTTGGAGCGCCAGTTCGGATACAGCCGCACCGAGCTGGTCGGGCGGCCGATCGACATGCTGGTGCCCGTTGATGCCCGCGGAACGCATGCCGACTTTCGCGCTGAGTACTTCGCCGCACCGTCCACGCGGCTGATGAGTCCTGGGCGCGAGCTGTCAGGTCTTCGGAAAGACGGGACCGTTTTCCCCGTCGAGATCGGGCTGGCCCCGCTGGAGACCTCCACAGGCCGCCAGGTCCTCGCATCTATCATCGACATTTCGGCTCGCCGGCAAGCGGAGCAGGAGCAACGGCGTCTGGCCGCCATCCTCGAAGCTACGTCGGACTTCGTCGGCACAGCCGACCTGGAAGGACGAGCACTGTACGTGAATGCGGCCGGTCGAAGAATGTGCGGGATCAGCGATGACGAGGATATCACGAAGACGGTCATCCCCGACTTTCACCCGGCTTGGGCGGCCAGGCTCGTCCTCGAAGAAGGCGTTCCGGCGGCGATGCGCGACGGAATCTGGCGCGGGGAGACGGCGCTGCGACGTCCGGACGGAACCGAGATCCCCGTGTCGCAAGTGATCATCGCGCACAAGGATCGCCAGGGCCGGCTCGAATATCTCTCGACGATCATGCACGATATCAGTGAGCGGAAACGGGCCGAGGAAACGCTGCGGGCGAGCGAGGAACGGTACGCGTTGGCGGTGCGCGGCACCTCCGACGGCCTGTGGGACCGCGACATCCTGACGAACACCGAATACTGGTCGCCACGGTTCAGGGAGTTGGTGGGCTATCACGAGTCCGAGCTACGGAGCACCTTCGAGTCGTTTGTCACCCTGTTGCATCCCGACGATGTGGACCGGGTCACCTTGGCCCTCCGCGCGCATCTGGAACGCCGCAAACCGTACGACATCGAATATCGCCTGCGGACGAAGAGCGGCACGTACCGGTGGTTTCGGTCGCGCGGCCAAGCGGTGTGGAACGAAGCGGGCTGGCCGGTCCGCATGGCCGGCGCGATCACCGATATCACGGATCGGAAGTCGGTCGAAGAGGAACTGCGCGCGACCAAGAAGCTGCTGCGGGCGATGCTGGATCATACGCCGGCCGTCGTCTACGCGAAGGATCTGAACGGCCGGTATCTCTTCGTCAACCGCCGTCATGAGCAGGTATTCGGCCGGACGCACGAAGAAACGGTCGGCAGGAGCGACGACGAGTTGTTTCCCGGCCGGCAGGTCGAGGTCTATCGGGCGCACGACCGCGAAGTGCTCTCGACCCTCAAGGCGATCGAATACGAGGAAACCGCCGTCCAGGAGGGGCAGCTCCATACCTACCTGTCGGTGAAGTTCCCTCTGCTGGACTCATCCGGCCGGCCGTTCGGCGTCTGCGGCATTTCCACCGATATCACCGATCGCAAGGAAGCGGAGGAGGAACTCCGAGAACTCACGGATCGGCTCCAGGCGATTGTGCAGGCCTCGCCGGTGGCCGTCATCGCTATCGATCCCGGTGGAATCGTGACCATGTGGAATCCGGCCGCGGAGCGCATCTTCGGCTGGAGCGAAGCCGAAGTCGTCGGCCGCCTGGTCCCCTTTGTGCCAGACGACAAGCGGGAGGAATTCCGGACTCTGCTCGAGCGGGTGCTGCGCGGCGAATCGCTGTTCCAATTGGAGTTGGAACGGCGGAGAAAAGACGGCACGCTGATCCAGGTGAACCTGTCCGCCGCGCCCTTGCGGGATTCAAGGGGGAAGATTTACGGCATTATGGCGGTCTTGGGAAACGTCACGGAGCGGAAGCAATTGGAAGAGCAATTGCGGCAGGCGACGAAAATGGAGGCGATCGGACGGTTGGCGGGCGGGGTGGCGCACGACTTCAACAACATGCTGACCGCGATCCGTGGCTACAGCGAGCTGCTGGTCACGGACTTGCCGGAGAACGATCGGAAGCGGCACCAGGCGGAGGAGATTCTCAAGGCGGCGGAGCGGGCGGCGTCGCTGACGCAGCAGTTGCTGGCGTTCAGCCGGCGACAGGTCATTCAACCGAAAACAGTGGACCTCAATGCGCTGCTTACGGATCTGATGGGCATGCTGCGACGGGTGATCGGAGAAGACATCCGGTTGGTCGCCCGACTGGAGCCTGGGTTGTGGCCGGTCACGGCTGATCCTGGACAACTGGAACAGGTGGTGCTGAACCTGGCGGTGAACGCGCGGGACGCGATGCCTCAGGGCGGCGTCCTCACGATCGAGACGGCGAACGCCCGGGAAGAACGGCCGAAAGGCGACGGGCCGGACGGCGGAAGCATCGGCGCCGTCCAGCTCACGGTCCACGACACCGGGTCCGGCATGGACGCCGGGACCTTGGCCCGCATCTTCGAACCGTTCTTCACGACAAAAGAGTTGGGAAGGGGCACCGGCTTGGGACTTGCCACGGTGTATGGGATCGTGCAGCAGAGCGGCGGCACGATCACCGCGGACAGTACGCCGGGCCAGGGCACAACCTTCACCATCCGGTTTCCGCGCGCGCAGTCGCCGGTCGCGGACGTGCGGGCGCTCGACGGCCCGGCCGAGGTCCTCACCGGATCCGAGACGATCCTGGTGGTGGAGGATGAGCCCTTCGTCCGCCAGTTTCTGAAGGAGTTGTTGGCGGGCCGTGGGTATCAAGTGCTCGAAGCCGCGTCGGGCGCCGAAGCCTTGGCCCGCTGCGAGGCGTACCACCGGCCGATCCATCTGTTGTTGACCGACGTGGTGATGCCGGAGATGAACGGGCGGCAACTGGCGCAGATGGTCGTCGCCAAGCGGCCGGAAATCCGAGTCCTCTTCATGTCCGGCTACACGGATGACGCGGTCCTGCGGCACGGCGTGCAGAACCGCAGCGACGCGTTCATCCAGAAACCCTATGCGCCGGAAGCGCTGCTGAGAAAAATCCGAGAAGTGCTGTCGGCCGAGGGCTAAGGCTCCGGTCCCTCCTCCGTTCCTTTCTGCCTCCGGTAGCCCGTCGAAATTTCTGGTTTTCGTCGATTTCTCAGGCGAGTACGGGTATTTTCGGCAGTAGCGCGCCGTCGATCTCTTCGCCGGGCGCTCTCTCCGGACGGGGCTGATGATCGCCGAGATTTTCGATCCCGCCAACTACATCCTGAGCCTGTATGCGCTCCCGACCTTCATCAGCTCGACGGCGCTGGCGTCGCTCGGTCTGCTGGTCCTCCTGCGGGAGCGCGCGTCCCGGGAAAGCGTCTTGTACTGCTTGATGACCCTGACCGTTACGGTGTGGCTCTTCGCCTTTTCGTGGATGTACTGCGCCGAGGAGAAAGCGGTCGCGCTCTGGTGGGCGCGGACGGCCTACCTAGGCATCCCCTTCGTCTGTTCGGCCGTCTATCACTTTACCGTCTCGGTTCTACGCCTCTACCAACGACGCAAGGGATTCGTGTGGGCCGGGTGGGTGCTGTCCGCTGGCTTCTCGGCGACGGCGCTTTGGACGGAAGACCTGATCAGCGGCGTCGATCGGTACTGGTGGGGCTATTACCCGAAGTACGGCCGGCTCGGCGCACCATTCACCGCGTTCTTCGCGCTGATGTCGCTGATCAGCCTGCGGTACTACTGGAACGAATATCGCAAGGCGAAGCCGGGCGTTCACCGTAACCGGGTGCAATGGTTTCTGATCGCGTTCGCCATCGCCTCGTTGTCCTGGGTGGATTACCTGCCTAAATACGGCGTCGAGTTGTATCCCTTCGGGTATGCGGCGCTCGTCGGCTGGCTGCTCTTCGTCGAGCGCGCCATCTGGCGCTACCAACTCGTCGATCTCACGCCGGCTTTCGCTGCGGATCAGATCATCCGAACGGTGGCGGATCCGTTGTTAGTGCTCGATCAGGAGGGCGTGGTGCAGGTGGTCAATCAGGCGGCGTGCCGCCTGTTCGGTCGCACGGAAGCGCAGATCGTGGGCGCGCCCGTCGCCGCGATCAGCGCCGACTTCCTTCCGGCAGAACGTCTCCAGATGCTGCTCCGCACCGGCCAGAACATGAACTACGAAGTCGCCTATCGCGACGGGCGGGATGAGCCGGTGGCCCTCGACGTGTCCGCATCCGTCAAGCGCGGCCGGTCCGGCCGCGCCGTCGGCATCGTCTGCGTCGCCCGGGACATCACGGCGCGCAAGCGCGCCGAGGATGCCCTGCGGGCGAGCGAAGAGCGGTTCTACTCGGTCGCGCAATCGGCCTCCGACGCCATCATCTCGGCCGACGGCCGCGGCCGAATCCAATTCTGGAACAAGGGCGCCGAGGCCATCTTCGGGTATACCGAAGACGAAGTGATGGGACGTCCGTTGACGATGCTGATGCCGGAGCGGTATCGGGAGGCCCATCAGAAGGGGCTCGAACGGGCTTACGCGACCGGAGAGCGCCGGGCCGCCGGAAAGACGATCGAGCTCAACGGCTTGCGGAAAAACGGGCGGGAGTTTCCCTTGGAACTTTCGCTGTCGATGTGGAAAGCGGGCGGCGACACGTGTTTCAGCGGGATCATCCGCGACATCACTGAGCGGAAACAGGCGGAAGCCCGGCTCACGGAGGCCGCGTACTACGATTTTCTCACCGGTCTGCCGAACCGGCGCCTGTTCATGGAACTGCTTGCGCAGGCGATCGCGCGCGCCCGCCGCATCGAAAAATCGGTCGCGGTGCTGTTCCTGGACCTCGACAACTTCAAGCTGATCAACGACACGCTGGGCCACGTGGAAGGCGACGCGGTCTTGAAGATCGTCGCCAACCGGCTCACCGGCTGCGTGCGCGAAACCGACGCCGTCGCGCGTGTCGGCGGCGAGGACGCCGGCGACACCTCCGCGCCGTCGGCGTCCGACCGCGATGGCAACGTCGTCGCCCGCCTGGGCGGAGACGAGTTCACGTTTCTTCTGGAGGGCATCCACTCCGCGCGGGACGTGGAGCGGATCGCGCAACGGATTCTCGACGCCGTCGCCAAGCCGATCCGGCTCAAAGGACACGAGTTGGTGCTGACAGCGAGTATCGGGATCGTGCTGTATCCGGGCGACGGGACCGACCGGGAGAGTCTGATCAAGAACGCGGATGTCGCGATGTACTCGGCCAAGCGGCAGAAAAACACCTTCCGGTACTATTCGCCGGACATGAACGCCCGCGCGGTCGAGCGGCTCAATCTGGAAGCCGACCTGCGGCATGCGTTGGACCACGGAGAATTCGAACTGTATTACCAGCCCTTCGTCGACGCCCGCACCGGCCTGATCAGCGGGGTGGAGGCGCTGGTCCGGTGGCACCACCACGAGCGCGGACCGATCGGACCGGACACGTTCATCCCGCTGGCCGAGGAATCGGGCCTGATCGTCCCCTTGAGCCAGTGGGCCTTGCGAACCGCCTGCGTTCAGGTCGGCGCCTGGCGCGCCGGCGGATTCCCGTACCTGCGGGTGGCGGTCAACTTGTCGCGCAGCCTCTGCCAGCACCATAACCTGATCGATCTGATCGAGCCGGTGCTCAAGGACACCGGCCTGGCGCCGGAAGGGCTGGAACTGGAGCTGACGGAAAGCGTCCTGATCCAGGACCGGGAGCGCGCCGTATCGATGCTGCGCGCGCTCTCCGCCTGGGGGATCCGCATTTCCATCGACGATTTCGGCGTGGAGTATTCGTCCCTCAGCTATCTGCGTCAGTTGCCGATCACCACGTTGAAGATCGATCAATCCTTCGTGCGCGAGGTCACGACGAACCGAAGCGATGCGGCGATCGTGCAGACGATCATCACGCTGGCCCGCTGCCTGAAACTGACGGTGATCGCCGAAGGCGTGGAGACGGAGGCGCAGGCGGCGTTCTTGCGCGACCAGCAGTGCGACGAATTGCAGGGCTATTACTTCTACCGGCCGATCCCGGCGGAGGCGATGACGGGGATTCTGAGGGCCGAAGGCGGAGCGGAAAAGAGCGCTAGCCCGCATTATTAACCCTGCTCTGAAAATAACCGTCAGCCGTCAGCTATCAGCCGTCGGCTTTCCCCTTATCTGGCTCCTTTCCCCCGGTGAAAGGGGGCTGAGGTGAGGGGGAATAGGCAGGGCTTGAATGCGATCAGCGTAGTGGTCGGACCGCCTGAAAATATAACGGTTATCCCTATCTCCCGCACCAGGACCGGGTCATCCACCCTCACCCTCTCCCATTATGGGAGAGGGTGAAGAACAACCCACACCATTGCCCGAAGAGCCCAAGAAGGCAAGGGCGTCAACCGTTCATCCATCTGTGCGTTCCCAACCTCACGAAGGACGGTGTGGTCACCCTATCACTGGAGGTAGCCATGGGAGGCATCGTTGTTGGAGCAGCGCTAGGGATTGTCATGGTTGCGTCCGTCGTCCTCGCGCAGAGCGACACACCGGGGATCGATCGGCGGCAGGCTAATCAGGAGCGGCGGGTTGATCAGGGCATTGCCGGCGGGCAATTGACGGAGCGGGAAGCGGCGAGACTGGAGCGGCGGCAGGAGCAGATCAATAGGATGGAAGATCGTGCGAAGGCCGACGGTGTGGTGACGAAGCGAGAGCGGGCTCGCATCCATGGGGCGCAAGACCGAGCGTCGAAGAACATCTTTCGGGAAAAGCATGATCGGCAGGGGGCGCGGCATCGGTAGACGGGCGAGTGGGCGAGATGAGCGGTTCCTGTACGTTCACCGAGGGGAGCGCCGATGAAGAAGGTTGAGTCAGCCGGATGATGAAGGCGCGCGTTGCCGGACTCCCGGCGCTGCTTTTTGTGCTGACGGCGGCGCAATGGCTTGTTTGTCCGGTGAGTCGCGGCGAAGAGCAAGACTGGATGACGAGTCTCTCCATAGGTTATTCGACGGGAACCTACGGTACGGATTCGCCGACGAGCATCCTCTCCGTGCCGATGACCATCCGACGGTTGTTCGCCGACGGCGATCTCTCGCTGACGGTTCCCTTCGTGAGCGTCACGGGCGACTGCCGAGTCACGCTGGTGAACGGTCTGCCCAATCGGACGGGGGGAACCTGTCCTAGGCGAACCGTCACCATTTTGGGCCGGAGCAGAACCTTCACGTTGCCCGCCGTCGTCAACAATCAAGGGCTTGGGGATATCGTGCTCCAAGGACGCTACTACGTTCTGGAAGAAGACGAGCTGGCACCCATGGTGGCCATCACCGCGCGAGTCAAATTCCCGACGGCGAACAACGAGATCGGGTTGGGCACAGGAGAGTTCGACGAAGGGGGTGGGATCGAGATGTCGAAAGAAATCTTGCCCGACTGGCTCGTCTTTGCCGACGCAGGCTTCACGGTGATCGGACAACCGGAAGGCGTCACGCTCAGAAACCAATGGATCTACGATCTCGGGCTGGGATACTACGTCACGGATGCGTTCTTTGTGAGCGTGTCGTATGAAGAGTGGCGCGCGATCATCTCCGGCTTGCCCAACCCCCGAGATGTCTTGGTGGGAGCGAACTATCGCGTCGCCTCGGCGTTCCGCGTCAACGTCTCGACGACGGTCGGGCTCTCCGACGGCGCGCCCGACTACGGGCTGACCGGCGGCGTCTCCATCCGCTTCTGACGGTGTGCGTCAACCCTTCAGCGGGTGATGCGTTCTTCTTGGGCAAGAAGGAGGTTTCCGATTCATCTTCACCACGACTACACAGGAGGTACTGAACATGCGCACGGAGGGATGGGGAATGGTCATGATCGTGGCGGCGGTAGCGGCGGTGCCGTACCTGGCGTATGCCGACGCGACCGATCTGGGAGACCGCATCAATGAGCGCCTGGATCGCCGGGGAGATCGGATCAACGAACGGCTCGACCGGCGGGGGGATGCCGTCAATGAGCGATTGGACCGCCGAGGGGATGCCGTGAACGACCGTCTCGATCGGGCGGCGGAACGGGCCCGAGCAGCGGGGAACGAGCAACGAGCCGAGCGGTTGGACCGGAAGGGCAATCGGGTGGAAACCCGGCTGGATCGTCGAGGCGATCGGATCGAAAACCGGCTTGACCGGAAGGGGGATCGGATCGAGAATCGGCTGGATCGTCTCGGGGACCGGATCGACCGCCGGTTTGATCGGCGCATCGATCGTGTCCCGGGAGCCGGTCGTCCGGCGAGGGTGCGGTAAAACGGCGTGGGGTGGCTGGAAGGGATCGATGATCGGCCACCCCGCGATACGTCCCGGCCTGCAGTGTCTGGGCGGGAGGGGGTCGTCTCTGGATCACACCCAGGCATTGGAACAGTTTCTGGCTGGGATCGAACGACGCGCGTTCCGCATCGCGGAGATTGCGACGGGCGATGTGGACGAGGCGATGGACCTGGTCCAAGACGCGATGTTCAAGCTCGTCCAGCGGTATAGGAGGCGCGATGCGTCGGAATGGGGACCGCTGTTCCACCGGATCTTGCAGAGCCGTATCCGCGATTGGTATCGACGGACACAGGTGCGCAAGCGGTGGCGACGCTGGTTCTGGCCATCCGATGACGATGCGCAGGAGGATCCGATCGAAGCGATCCCGGACGGCTCGACCGGGCCGCTCGACGAGCAGGTCCAGCAGAAGCGGGCCTATGCCGCGCTTGAAACGGCGATCCGGCAGCTTCCTTTGCGGCAACAACAAGCGTTTCTCCTGCGGGCGTGGGAAGAACTCGACGTCAAACAGACCGCGGCGGCGATGGGTTGCTCGGAAGGCAGCGTCAAGACGCACTATTCCCGCGCCGTGCATAGCTTGAGAAAAAACCTGGGTGACCATTGGCCATGAAGCCCGAGAACGAGCAGCCGGACACCCGGCTCGTGGCGCAGGCGAAGCAGGTGCTGGAGCGAAGTCTCGCGGATCTCCATCCGGATACGTGCTCCCGGCTCCGGCTGGCTCGCCGGCGCGCGCTTGAGGAAGGCGGGGGTCCGTCCGATCGATTCCCGATCGCCTCTCTACGATGGGCCGGCGGGTTCGCGATGGCGTCGCTGGCCGTGCTGGCCGTTGCGCTATGGATGGGAAGGTCGGGTGCGCCGAATCCCAACCCTCTGCCCCCTCTCGAAGATCTGGAGTTGGTCACTTCAGGGGAGAACTTCGAACTGTCTGAAGACTTGGACTTTTATGGCTGGTTGGCCGAAACCGCGACCGCTGGATAAGTGGCTCTGGCTCTGCCTGTCAGGATGTTCAAAAAGGTCAACCAACAAGGCCGCAGGAGCGCGGCGACTGAGGTGTGCTCTTTGCCGTACGTCGCAGGGAGACGCGCAACGAGAACGCAGTTGGGGGCCTTTTTCAACATTCTGCTGGTGGTCGCGGTTCAGGTCTCCGACGCAGCACCTCGGGAGGCTGATTCCCTTCCTGAGGCCGATTTTCTGGAGTTTCTCGGTTCTTGGCGGACGGAAGACGGCACATGGGTGGATCCGTTTCAACAGGACGAGGAACTGCCCGCCTTCTTGATGGAAGACCGGCCGGACACCTCGCGGGAACGGGAATTTCGCGATCGACGCAGGAAGAAACGAATCGAGCCGGGCTCGCCGGCCGGCGCCTCGACCGAGCCTCGGTTGCACGGCGAGAACAACGAACCATGACACGCGGCCTGAGATTCTTGCTCCTTCTGCTCTTGTTGGCGCTGCCGGCCGTGGCGCAATCCGAAGAAACGGCCGTTCCCTGGGACGGGTTGGCGCCCGATGAGCAACAGATCCTCCAACGGTTCCGCGGGACATGGGACCAATTGCCACCTGAACGGCAGAACCGTTTGCTGAACGGCGCGCGGCAATGGATGAACATGAGTCAGTCGGAGCGCGAGGAGGCGCGGCTGCGGTTCCAGCAATGGCGGCAATTGCCGCCGGACGAGCAACAGCGCCGGCGGGAACGCTTCGAGCGGTTCCGGCGCTTGCCGCCGCAGCAGCGGGAAGCGATCCGTGAGGCGAAGCGTTGGTTTCAATCCCTCCCGCCCGAACGGCGCCGGGCGCTGCGCGAGCAGTGGCGCACCATGTCACCGGACGAGCGGCGCGAATTGCGCCGACAACTCCGTCGGGAGTTCGGCGGCGGACGTGCTCCTTCGTCCGACACTCGACCCCTTCTTCCCCGGCCCGAGCGGCCGATGCATCCACGTCCCTCTCGTCCGGTACGCTAGCCCGCATGAAGAACGAGGATTCGTGACGTTCCACCCGTTGCGACGGGAAGCGCAATGGGTACCCGGCGGACGCGTTGTGTGAGACCTTCGAGGGGTGGAATCCCAAGGACTTGCGTCAAACCTCCTGGCCGGCGCCCACTTGCGCGGGGCACCCATTGCATTCCGGAAGCAATGGGTCCCGGCGACGGATCCTCGGCGAAAGCCGGGGCGAACCGGTTGGCCAGGATCACGCTGATCCGAACCGGCAATCCGACAGTGAAGGAAAGTCCCTGTGCGGCCGGTCAGACACACGGTGTGTGCGGCCGGCGCGGAGGGTCGGAGAAGCGTCTCAACTGAGGATGGCTCGTGGCATGCCTGACGGTGTTCATTGCCCGAGGGGTCGAAGAGCCGGAGAGGGAGGCGGGGCGCTGAGGCACAGCCGAGATGACGCGCCGAGGCCCCGTGAGAACGGGGCGGAGCAAAGGGGACCCACCCGAGTGCGCGGGGAAGCGGTGCACCGGAGTACGGTGAAGGAGGAAAGGAAAGTTTCCGGTCAGGAACGGCGGCCGTCCGGGTCGCTTGTTGCGACCGGATGAGCGTGGCGCGGACGAAGATGGCCGTTCCGATGAGGGCGGACCGGGCGGTCGCAGCGGACCGGCTCCCGGCTCGGATCGTGATCCGGATGCAGGTGTGTCGCGGGCGCTCGGTCCGTGTGATCGGCCGGACGCGACGCCGAGCCGACCTCGGCCGCCTGTCGCTCGGTCAGCGTTCTCAGACGGGCGGTATTCCTGGCCAGCCCGACGATGAGGAACGCCAGCGAGACGAAGAACAGCATGCGCCATGGCGAGGGATCTTCCCACAGGTCCAGCAACGTGATCGTGAGCTCGCGATCCATGAGCATCGATACCATGACGCAGGGAAAGACCACGCCCAGACTCCGCTGCCAGAACGTCTCCTGATTCCATCGCGCCACCGCGCCACCTCCCGGTTCTCGATCGCAAGGCAAAATGAGTCGCGACGATACCAGAAACGAAGCGGCGGTGTCACGCGATTTTTCTCGCCGACCGCTCCGGCGCCGCATGGAGGCGCGCGTGTCCGCCTATATTATATTGTGGTGGGGCGGAGGAAGCCGTCGAGGACTGTGTCACGAAGCTGACAGGTGTAGAGGCGATTTCATACAGTCGTCGCCGTGGCGCCGC
This genomic interval carries:
- a CDS encoding EAL domain-containing protein, encoding MIAEIFDPANYILSLYALPTFISSTALASLGLLVLLRERASRESVLYCLMTLTVTVWLFAFSWMYCAEEKAVALWWARTAYLGIPFVCSAVYHFTVSVLRLYQRRKGFVWAGWVLSAGFSATALWTEDLISGVDRYWWGYYPKYGRLGAPFTAFFALMSLISLRYYWNEYRKAKPGVHRNRVQWFLIAFAIASLSWVDYLPKYGVELYPFGYAALVGWLLFVERAIWRYQLVDLTPAFAADQIIRTVADPLLVLDQEGVVQVVNQAACRLFGRTEAQIVGAPVAAISADFLPAERLQMLLRTGQNMNYEVAYRDGRDEPVALDVSASVKRGRSGRAVGIVCVARDITARKRAEDALRASEERFYSVAQSASDAIISADGRGRIQFWNKGAEAIFGYTEDEVMGRPLTMLMPERYREAHQKGLERAYATGERRAAGKTIELNGLRKNGREFPLELSLSMWKAGGDTCFSGIIRDITERKQAEARLTEAAYYDFLTGLPNRRLFMELLAQAIARARRIEKSVAVLFLDLDNFKLINDTLGHVEGDAVLKIVANRLTGCVRETDAVARVGGEDAGDTSAPSASDRDGNVVARLGGDEFTFLLEGIHSARDVERIAQRILDAVAKPIRLKGHELVLTASIGIVLYPGDGTDRESLIKNADVAMYSAKRQKNTFRYYSPDMNARAVERLNLEADLRHALDHGEFELYYQPFVDARTGLISGVEALVRWHHHERGPIGPDTFIPLAEESGLIVPLSQWALRTACVQVGAWRAGGFPYLRVAVNLSRSLCQHHNLIDLIEPVLKDTGLAPEGLELELTESVLIQDRERAVSMLRALSAWGIRISIDDFGVEYSSLSYLRQLPITTLKIDQSFVREVTTNRSDAAIVQTIITLARCLKLTVIAEGVETEAQAAFLRDQQCDELQGYYFYRPIPAEAMTGILRAEGGAEKSASPHY
- a CDS encoding transporter, whose translation is MMKARVAGLPALLFVLTAAQWLVCPVSRGEEQDWMTSLSIGYSTGTYGTDSPTSILSVPMTIRRLFADGDLSLTVPFVSVTGDCRVTLVNGLPNRTGGTCPRRTVTILGRSRTFTLPAVVNNQGLGDIVLQGRYYVLEEDELAPMVAITARVKFPTANNEIGLGTGEFDEGGGIEMSKEILPDWLVFADAGFTVIGQPEGVTLRNQWIYDLGLGYYVTDAFFVSVSYEEWRAIISGLPNPRDVLVGANYRVASAFRVNVSTTVGLSDGAPDYGLTGGVSIRF
- a CDS encoding RNA polymerase sigma factor, with amino-acid sequence MIGHPAIRPGLQCLGGRGSSLDHTQALEQFLAGIERRAFRIAEIATGDVDEAMDLVQDAMFKLVQRYRRRDASEWGPLFHRILQSRIRDWYRRTQVRKRWRRWFWPSDDDAQEDPIEAIPDGSTGPLDEQVQQKRAYAALETAIRQLPLRQQQAFLLRAWEELDVKQTAAAMGCSEGSVKTHYSRAVHSLRKNLGDHWP
- a CDS encoding DUF3106 domain-containing protein codes for the protein MTRGLRFLLLLLLLALPAVAQSEETAVPWDGLAPDEQQILQRFRGTWDQLPPERQNRLLNGARQWMNMSQSEREEARLRFQQWRQLPPDEQQRRRERFERFRRLPPQQREAIREAKRWFQSLPPERRRALREQWRTMSPDERRELRRQLRREFGGGRAPSSDTRPLLPRPERPMHPRPSRPVR